A genomic window from Sulfurimonas sp. hsl 1-7 includes:
- the gyrB gene encoding DNA topoisomerase (ATP-hydrolyzing) subunit B, whose translation MEQNYGASNIKVLKGLEAVRKRPGMYIGDTGHRGLHHLVYEVIDNSIDEAMAGHCDTITVTLTKDGKCRVQDNGRGIPTDMHPTEGMSAATVVLTVLHAGGKFDKDTYKVSGGLHGVGVSVVNALSSDLHMTIHRNGEIHEQTFKKGIPQEALAVTGTTKKTGTSIEFSADPSIFTETVTFEYEYLAKRFKELAYLNPFITIKFNDERTGQKEVYHFEGGISQYVQDMNKKQTVANVYFYTGKAEDIEYDIAFMYNDAYDEKFASFVNNIRTPNGGTHEAGFRAGLTRVISNYNAKNGAAKEKDVKISGDDVKEGLIAIVSVRVPEPQFEGQTKGKLGNTYVRPLVQKATGDALSKYFEENPIEAKAIVQKALMAARGREAAKKARELTRRKDVMSVGTLPGKLADCQSKDASICELYLVEGDSAGGSAKMGRDRVFQAILPLKGKILNVEKARLDKILKSDEITNMITAMGCGIGEEYNEEKLRYHKIIIMTDADVDGSHIQTLLLTFFFRYFRNIVENGYLYLAQPPLYRYKKGKKEIYFKDDSVMNEYLIDNGIEALDIEGIGHNDLVAFFKMVDHYAGSLEALERRYALVKLIRHFIENPDIIAKPAKEMFEDIKTFLESINNNILTHTINEETNEIHLFVQTDGGMEELLVNDELFAAPHFSEADYVFRKISDWDISFDKDILEVLEDIKDYAKKGAYIQRYKGLGEMNPDQLWETTMTPENRVLLQVTIDDAEAASDAFTLFMGDEVEPRRNYIETHAKDVKHLDV comes from the coding sequence ATGGAACAAAATTACGGTGCTAGTAATATTAAAGTCCTCAAAGGTTTAGAAGCTGTTCGTAAACGTCCCGGTATGTATATCGGTGATACGGGACATCGTGGTCTTCACCATCTCGTTTACGAAGTTATAGACAACTCGATAGATGAGGCAATGGCCGGACATTGTGATACTATCACAGTAACCCTGACAAAAGATGGAAAATGTCGCGTACAAGATAACGGTCGCGGTATTCCTACAGATATGCACCCGACAGAGGGTATGAGTGCGGCAACTGTTGTTCTTACGGTTCTTCATGCCGGTGGTAAGTTTGACAAAGATACATATAAAGTTTCCGGTGGTCTTCACGGGGTTGGTGTATCTGTTGTAAATGCATTATCATCAGATCTTCATATGACTATTCATCGTAACGGTGAAATACATGAACAAACATTTAAAAAAGGTATACCTCAAGAAGCATTAGCAGTTACAGGTACTACAAAGAAAACGGGAACTTCAATTGAATTTAGTGCCGATCCGTCTATTTTTACTGAAACAGTAACTTTTGAATATGAATATTTAGCAAAAAGATTTAAAGAATTAGCATACTTAAATCCATTTATCACTATCAAGTTTAACGACGAAAGAACTGGACAAAAAGAGGTGTACCATTTTGAAGGCGGTATCTCTCAATATGTTCAGGATATGAACAAAAAACAAACTGTTGCAAACGTTTATTTTTATACTGGAAAAGCTGAAGATATCGAGTACGATATTGCATTCATGTACAATGACGCTTATGATGAAAAATTTGCATCGTTTGTAAATAATATCCGCACGCCAAACGGCGGTACGCACGAAGCAGGTTTTAGAGCGGGTTTAACACGTGTTATCTCAAACTACAATGCGAAAAACGGTGCAGCGAAAGAGAAAGATGTTAAGATCTCCGGAGATGATGTAAAAGAGGGTCTGATCGCTATCGTTTCTGTTCGTGTACCTGAGCCACAATTTGAAGGTCAAACAAAAGGGAAACTAGGAAATACTTACGTGCGTCCGCTTGTACAAAAAGCAACGGGTGATGCACTAAGCAAATATTTCGAAGAGAATCCGATCGAAGCTAAAGCTATTGTACAAAAAGCTTTAATGGCTGCTCGCGGTCGTGAAGCTGCAAAAAAAGCAAGAGAGCTTACTCGTCGTAAAGATGTTATGAGTGTCGGAACGCTTCCTGGTAAACTGGCTGACTGTCAAAGCAAAGATGCTTCTATCTGTGAGCTATACCTGGTGGAAGGGGACTCTGCGGGCGGTTCTGCAAAAATGGGACGTGACAGAGTATTTCAAGCGATTTTACCGCTTAAAGGTAAGATCTTAAATGTTGAAAAAGCACGTTTAGATAAGATCTTAAAATCTGACGAGATCACTAACATGATCACGGCTATGGGTTGTGGGATCGGTGAAGAGTATAACGAAGAGAAACTTCGTTACCACAAAATCATCATCATGACCGATGCCGATGTCGATGGTAGTCACATCCAAACACTTCTGCTAACGTTCTTCTTCCGTTATTTTAGAAATATCGTTGAAAACGGCTATCTGTACCTTGCTCAGCCACCTCTTTACCGTTATAAAAAAGGGAAAAAAGAGATCTATTTTAAAGATGACAGCGTAATGAACGAGTATCTTATCGATAACGGTATTGAAGCACTGGATATTGAGGGAATAGGTCATAATGACCTTGTAGCATTCTTTAAAATGGTTGATCACTATGCGGGATCACTAGAAGCGTTAGAGCGTCGTTATGCTTTAGTAAAACTGATTCGTCACTTTATTGAAAATCCGGATATCATTGCAAAACCGGCGAAAGAGATGTTTGAAGATATTAAGACTTTCTTAGAGTCTATCAATAACAACATCCTAACTCACACAATCAATGAAGAGACAAACGAGATCCACCTGTTTGTACAAACTGATGGCGGTATGGAAGAGCTCTTAGTAAACGACGAGCTTTTTGCAGCACCACACTTTAGTGAAGCTGATTATGTATTTAGAAAGATCAGCGACTGGGATATCTCTTTTGACAAGGATATCTTAGAGGTTCTAGAAGACATCAAAGATTATGCGAAGAAGGGTGCGTATATTCAACGTTATAAAGGTCTTGGTGAGATGAACCCTGATCAGTTATGGGAAACTACAATGACACCTGAAAACCGTGTACTTCTTCAAGTAACTATTGATGATGCTGAAGCTGCTTCAGATGCGTTTACTCTATTTATGGGTGACGAAGTTGAACCTCGTAGAAACTACATAGAAACACATGCAAAAGATGTTAAACATCTAGACGTTTAA
- a CDS encoding APC family permease, with amino-acid sequence MRSIGVLGAISIGIGGMVGGGIFAVLGEAVSLAHSATMLAFLFAGIVALLTAYSYAKLSVYFQSEGGTVSFIDNSFGHNLLSGSTNLMLWFSYLITISLYAVAFGSYGETFFSHHSEYLRHILISTAIILPALINLVSGSFVSKSETMIVGIKIALLVLIIISGIPYIETSRLDITPEITSSANLMEIAVSGMIIFVAYEGFELIANAAKEIKDPKKNLPRAFYSSVLLVIVLYVLIAIISVGTVPEAKLLEAKDYALAIAAKPALGHVGFTLVAIAALLATFSAINATIYGNARLSYIVAMDGELPNFFTKEKNEIPFMGVIAILGLSLFLANTIDLGEIAIIGSASFLLIFFIVNLSAYRVRDKIGANRYILLGSIIFTFLALCVLLFHTYESDVRSFVIFVIFILTSIVFEYFYGKFVRGHIFHRKY; translated from the coding sequence ATGAGGAGTATTGGTGTACTCGGTGCTATATCAATCGGAATCGGCGGGATGGTCGGCGGCGGTATTTTTGCCGTTTTAGGCGAAGCGGTTTCTTTAGCGCACAGTGCAACAATGTTGGCCTTTTTATTTGCGGGGATAGTTGCACTGCTTACAGCGTATTCCTATGCAAAACTTTCAGTTTATTTTCAAAGCGAAGGGGGGACTGTAAGTTTTATAGATAACTCCTTTGGTCATAACCTGCTCTCTGGCTCAACTAACTTGATGTTATGGTTCTCTTACCTGATCACTATCTCACTCTATGCCGTTGCTTTTGGATCGTACGGGGAAACTTTTTTTTCACACCATAGTGAATATCTGCGACATATCCTTATAAGCACTGCGATTATCCTTCCAGCCCTTATCAATCTTGTGAGCGGATCTTTTGTTAGCAAGTCTGAGACTATGATTGTCGGAATCAAGATAGCGTTGTTAGTGCTTATCATCATAAGCGGAATCCCTTACATTGAAACTTCACGACTAGATATTACGCCAGAGATCACTTCAAGTGCAAACCTTATGGAGATCGCTGTATCAGGGATGATTATATTTGTGGCGTATGAAGGGTTTGAGTTGATCGCTAACGCTGCAAAGGAGATCAAAGATCCAAAGAAAAATTTGCCGCGGGCTTTTTACAGTTCGGTATTGTTAGTGATAGTGTTATATGTTTTAATAGCCATAATCAGTGTAGGGACTGTCCCTGAAGCCAAGTTATTGGAAGCTAAAGACTATGCGCTTGCCATTGCTGCAAAACCGGCTCTTGGGCATGTCGGTTTTACCCTAGTTGCTATCGCTGCACTCTTAGCAACTTTCTCTGCCATCAATGCAACAATCTACGGTAATGCTCGTTTGAGTTACATTGTTGCGATGGATGGCGAACTACCGAACTTCTTTACAAAAGAGAAAAACGAGATCCCTTTTATGGGTGTTATAGCGATACTGGGTTTGAGTTTGTTTTTGGCAAATACGATCGATTTGGGTGAAATAGCAATCATAGGAAGTGCAAGCTTTTTATTGATATTTTTCATAGTAAATCTGAGTGCTTACAGGGTAAGGGATAAGATAGGTGCTAATAGGTACATTTTACTGGGCTCTATCATCTTTACCTTCTTAGCGCTTTGTGTACTGCTGTTTCACACGTATGAGTCTGATGTGCGTTCATTTGTAATTTTTGTGATCTTTATTCTGACCTCAATAGTGTTTGAATATTTTTACGGAAAGTTTGTAAGGGGTCATATTTTTCATCGAAAATATTAA
- the ruvC gene encoding crossover junction endodeoxyribonuclease RuvC: MNILGIDPGTRNMGYAIISLENHKISLVEAGLIKMKAEDLQFQIPQMVEGVEQLFAKYTIDEVAMEDIFYAHNPSTTIKLAQFRGAIMLKLLQEFGQFHEYTALQVKKALTGKGKASKEQVSFMVKRLLGIKKEIKPLDISDAMAVAITHSQRVRFNKER, encoded by the coding sequence ATAAATATACTTGGCATAGATCCCGGGACAAGAAACATGGGATATGCGATAATTTCACTTGAAAATCATAAAATATCTTTAGTTGAAGCGGGACTTATTAAGATGAAAGCTGAAGATCTGCAGTTTCAGATCCCGCAGATGGTTGAAGGGGTTGAACAGCTCTTTGCAAAATATACGATCGATGAAGTTGCGATGGAGGATATCTTTTACGCACATAATCCCTCAACTACGATCAAACTTGCACAGTTCCGCGGCGCTATCATGTTAAAGCTGCTTCAAGAGTTTGGACAGTTTCACGAGTATACTGCATTGCAGGTGAAAAAAGCGCTTACCGGTAAAGGGAAGGCTTCTAAGGAACAAGTATCTTTTATGGTGAAACGTCTTTTAGGGATAAAAAAAGAGATCAAACCGCTCGATATCTCAGATGCAATGGCAGTAGCTATAACACATTCACAGAGGGTGCGATTTAATAAGGAGAGATGA
- a CDS encoding DUF3943 domain-containing protein, whose product MTKIFLLTLLLHIALYGSKQIDLNNTNLHEEINLYKNRSLLNINYQPLYLQTDYDPKNINVNNLLTQPQRDLVEGTLYTQILMIGTVGFLYVMPESVSKWDKNALEEKSLGDRWKDHVKSGPVWDKDDFAINYIGHPVSGAWYYTMARGYGISPKGSFLYSVFLSTVVWEYGYEAFAEIPSWQDLVSTPLIGSLMGEGFYYMEKIIDKNDGKVLNSETLGDISYFLLNPIGNISNGLSDFFDLHTTLRFETYQQRYSIEQQYIYIYQEKPTLTRDQDFSLILTIEF is encoded by the coding sequence ATGACAAAAATTTTTCTGCTTACGCTTTTACTCCATATAGCTCTATATGGAAGTAAGCAGATAGACCTTAACAATACAAATTTACACGAAGAGATCAATCTCTACAAAAATAGATCTTTACTCAACATAAACTATCAACCTCTCTATTTACAAACCGATTACGATCCGAAAAATATTAATGTGAATAATCTGCTGACACAACCTCAAAGAGATTTAGTTGAAGGTACTTTATATACTCAAATACTAATGATCGGTACGGTCGGTTTTCTTTATGTTATGCCTGAATCAGTCTCTAAATGGGATAAAAATGCACTTGAAGAAAAGTCTCTTGGAGATCGATGGAAAGATCATGTAAAATCGGGTCCTGTATGGGACAAAGACGATTTTGCAATTAATTACATAGGACATCCCGTTTCTGGTGCCTGGTACTATACAATGGCTAGAGGTTACGGCATCTCACCTAAGGGATCTTTTTTATACTCCGTATTTTTATCAACGGTAGTATGGGAATACGGTTATGAAGCGTTTGCAGAGATCCCTTCATGGCAAGATCTAGTTTCCACTCCTCTTATCGGATCGCTTATGGGGGAAGGTTTTTACTATATGGAAAAAATAATAGATAAAAATGATGGAAAAGTACTTAACTCTGAAACTTTGGGAGATATAAGTTATTTTCTTTTAAACCCTATAGGAAACATCTCTAACGGTTTAAGTGATTTTTTTGATCTTCATACAACTTTGAGATTTGAAACATATCAACAAAGATACTCCATAGAGCAGCAATATATCTACATCTATCAAGAGAAACCGACACTTACAAGGGATCAAGATTTTTCTTTGATACTGACTATAGAGTTTTAA
- the trxC gene encoding thioredoxin TrxC, translating into MKVVCPHCLSVNNVPKKDSYKKANCGRCKNSLLDTKPVDLSTTNFDELIVNSELPIIVDFWAPWCGPCKMMAPNFSAAAEHFPLKAVFAKVNTENEQNLGARFGIRSIPTLIVFKNGVEKERVSGALPKESLMQLISKYTD; encoded by the coding sequence ATGAAAGTAGTATGTCCTCACTGTTTAAGTGTGAACAATGTTCCAAAGAAAGATTCTTATAAAAAAGCAAATTGCGGGAGATGTAAAAACTCTCTCTTAGATACAAAACCTGTCGATCTAAGCACTACAAACTTTGATGAGCTGATCGTAAACAGTGAACTTCCGATAATAGTAGACTTCTGGGCTCCATGGTGCGGACCGTGTAAAATGATGGCTCCAAACTTCAGCGCAGCTGCTGAGCATTTTCCTCTTAAAGCGGTATTTGCAAAAGTAAATACAGAAAATGAACAAAATCTGGGAGCTAGATTTGGAATCAGAAGTATTCCGACACTCATAGTATTTAAAAACGGTGTAGAAAAAGAGAGGGTATCAGGTGCACTCCCAAAAGAGAGTTTAATGCAACTGATAAGTAAATATACGGATTAA
- a CDS encoding EAL domain-containing protein, giving the protein MLLPRTKEREYRFKLALRMGLPIFALIVAFISHTLVTNYRTLESTFYIEAVLLLAFSVYFIFYLIYNGFNVKITDDVTGTFTREYLYKYLKSQINSKKDYTLILISIDNLNDINSVYGIKNGDKVLNEVAEWIVSYLRDEKIEGYPIGHLKGGDFIIGLDGYKENYTTVLDLMCLKASEFKVGDIEVKISGAISDTTYSKKLDYLIDNLFEIQESIRGSKGRSKDENIDPNELELSVIEAITNCELIISAQDVIGKDERFKECFVKLKGLNQKLIFPKTYIKIINKLGLGVEFDLMVFEHLVSVYDQEEKIAINIFPTSLRNENFLRKVKDLMRDRKNLKVIFVLYEMEYYSHTNRYNAIIQSLKEYNISIGIDRIGSIHTSFLYLRELDIDYIRFDTYYSRQDKLEKSRNIIEGFNAMAHDRGIKTWIKNIEVKDGYNLAKELNIDFIQGRYLSEVEKFYEKD; this is encoded by the coding sequence ATGCTATTACCACGAACAAAAGAGAGGGAATACCGTTTTAAGTTAGCGCTGAGAATGGGATTACCTATCTTTGCGCTTATTGTTGCTTTTATTTCACACACACTTGTTACTAACTATCGTACTTTAGAATCTACATTTTATATAGAAGCTGTTTTACTCTTAGCCTTTAGTGTATATTTTATTTTTTATCTCATATATAACGGTTTTAACGTAAAAATTACAGATGATGTAACGGGTACATTTACACGTGAATATCTCTATAAATACCTAAAATCTCAAATAAATTCGAAAAAAGATTACACCTTAATATTGATCAGTATTGATAATCTTAATGATATTAACAGTGTATACGGGATCAAAAATGGGGATAAAGTTCTTAACGAAGTAGCAGAGTGGATTGTTAGCTACTTGAGAGATGAAAAGATAGAAGGGTACCCTATAGGGCATCTTAAAGGTGGTGATTTTATCATTGGCCTTGATGGATATAAAGAAAACTATACGACAGTATTGGATCTGATGTGTTTAAAAGCGAGTGAGTTTAAGGTGGGTGACATCGAGGTGAAGATCTCGGGAGCTATCAGCGATACTACTTACTCAAAAAAACTCGATTATTTAATTGATAATCTTTTTGAAATACAAGAGAGTATCAGAGGTTCTAAAGGTCGTTCAAAAGATGAAAACATCGATCCAAATGAGTTGGAGTTATCGGTAATTGAGGCAATTACAAACTGTGAACTCATTATAAGTGCTCAAGATGTAATCGGTAAAGATGAGCGTTTTAAAGAGTGTTTTGTAAAACTAAAAGGGTTAAATCAAAAACTCATTTTTCCAAAAACATATATAAAGATTATCAACAAGCTGGGACTTGGTGTTGAGTTTGATCTTATGGTTTTTGAACATCTGGTTTCCGTGTATGATCAAGAGGAAAAAATAGCAATCAATATTTTTCCGACATCGCTGAGAAACGAGAATTTTTTACGTAAAGTCAAAGATCTTATGCGGGATAGAAAAAATTTAAAGGTTATATTTGTTTTATATGAGATGGAGTATTATTCACATACAAACAGATATAACGCAATCATTCAATCGTTAAAAGAGTATAATATCTCCATAGGGATCGACAGAATTGGTTCTATCCACACTAGTTTTTTATATTTGCGGGAACTTGATATTGACTACATACGGTTTGACACCTACTATTCACGTCAAGATAAGTTGGAAAAAAGTAGAAACATCATAGAGGGTTTTAATGCAATGGCTCATGATCGAGGGATTAAAACTTGGATAAAAAATATTGAAGTCAAAGATGGATATAATTTAGCTAAAGAATTAAATATAGATTTTATTCAAGGTAGATATCTATCTGAAGTTGAAAAATTTTATGAAAAAGATTAG
- a CDS encoding pyrimidine/purine nucleoside phosphorylase, which translates to MSKFENVTIVKEANIYDGGKVSSRTVEFADGTRKTLGIMLPGEYTFNTAEAEIMEMMSGELEVKLPGEDWKTLNTPETFNVPANSAFDLKIKTVTDYCCSYIAE; encoded by the coding sequence ATGTCAAAATTTGAAAATGTAACAATCGTAAAAGAGGCAAATATATATGATGGAGGAAAAGTATCAAGCAGAACTGTTGAGTTTGCTGACGGTACTAGAAAAACTCTTGGTATTATGCTTCCAGGTGAATATACTTTCAATACTGCAGAAGCAGAGATTATGGAAATGATGAGCGGTGAATTAGAAGTTAAACTTCCAGGTGAAGATTGGAAAACATTAAACACACCGGAAACTTTCAATGTTCCAGCAAATTCAGCATTTGATCTTAAGATCAAAACTGTAACAGACTACTGCTGCTCTTATATCGCAGAGTAA
- the dnaA gene encoding chromosomal replication initiator protein DnaA, with product MNIGQEVLEELKNEITELEYNRYIRHLDYDLKKSSSDLAVYYAQNALVVNWIKNKYTDKLAHLFEIKTGNKVTVSITLKSAKTTTKTKTTAKEVTKTSSLLNPSYSFDNFMVGGSNQFAYAAIKSVSENPGRVYNPVFIYGGVGLGKTHLMQAAGNVFQNTGKVVIYATVEQFLNDFIRHVKNKTMDRFQEKYRKCDVLLIDDIQFLSNKEGIQEEFFHTFEALKGTGKQIILTADKHPKKIGGLEARLQSRFEWGLVADIQPPELETKIAIIKKKCEINKVKLSDEIINYIATVIESNVREIEGILSKLHAYSQLMHVDIDIEFTKNVLKDQVKENRQNLTMDTITNVVAKDLNIKPSEIRSKGRSKNIVYARRISIYICRELTQSTMPQLAQYFGMKDHTAISHTIKKINDLIEKDEDFKVKIDELTNKLSSSS from the coding sequence GTGAATATTGGTCAAGAGGTCTTAGAAGAGCTCAAAAATGAGATAACTGAACTAGAATATAACAGATATATTAGACATCTGGATTATGATCTGAAGAAATCTTCAAGTGATCTGGCGGTGTATTATGCACAAAATGCACTTGTAGTAAATTGGATCAAAAATAAATATACTGATAAGTTGGCCCATCTCTTTGAAATTAAAACCGGAAATAAAGTTACGGTAAGCATTACGCTCAAGTCTGCTAAAACGACAACAAAGACAAAAACAACGGCAAAAGAGGTAACTAAAACAAGTTCACTACTTAACCCCTCTTACTCGTTTGACAACTTTATGGTCGGCGGATCTAATCAGTTTGCCTATGCAGCTATTAAAAGTGTAAGTGAAAATCCTGGAAGGGTGTACAATCCGGTATTTATTTACGGTGGCGTTGGACTTGGAAAAACACACCTTATGCAAGCAGCCGGAAATGTTTTTCAAAATACGGGGAAAGTTGTTATCTACGCTACGGTTGAACAGTTTTTAAATGACTTCATCAGACATGTGAAAAACAAAACTATGGACAGATTTCAAGAGAAGTACCGTAAGTGTGATGTTCTTTTGATTGATGATATTCAGTTTCTCTCAAACAAAGAGGGAATCCAAGAGGAGTTCTTCCACACATTTGAAGCACTTAAAGGAACAGGGAAACAGATCATCCTTACAGCTGATAAACACCCTAAAAAGATAGGTGGTCTAGAAGCACGTCTACAAAGTAGATTTGAGTGGGGGCTAGTTGCAGATATTCAACCGCCTGAACTAGAGACGAAAATAGCGATCATCAAGAAAAAATGTGAAATCAATAAAGTAAAACTCTCAGATGAGATCATTAACTATATTGCAACCGTGATCGAGAGTAATGTGCGTGAGATCGAGGGTATCCTCTCAAAACTCCATGCCTATTCACAACTGATGCATGTTGATATCGACATTGAGTTTACTAAAAACGTCCTCAAAGATCAGGTTAAAGAGAATCGTCAAAACCTTACTATGGATACGATTACAAACGTTGTTGCTAAAGATCTTAACATCAAACCGAGTGAGATCCGCAGCAAGGGGCGTAGTAAAAACATCGTATACGCTAGACGTATCAGTATCTATATCTGTCGTGAACTTACGCAAAGTACGATGCCTCAACTTGCTCAATACTTCGGTATGAAGGATCACACAGCTATTTCACATACGATCAAAAAGATCAACGACTTAATAGAAAAAGATGAAGATTTTAAAGTAAAAATAGATGAACTTACAAATAAACTTTCATCTTCTTCGTAG
- a CDS encoding lipid A deacylase LpxR family protein yields the protein MLNKIMLLIFLISSLSCETLEIKNFTFTTENDADIRSDNDYTYGSEIALLFYRKDCNNTFLHIPFTDYKHQDNYISFSYAQKIYTPNDLKNEGLVVYDRPYAGYMYLKSGLYQSSNKNLHSLVFQLGMIGPSTNMDRVQEVIHANIGSDTPSGWENQLKNELIVQVNYGHKEYMELSNKTVFIPEYGFELGNASTKAYVAGLFRWGDEIPKDYGSTLLDNINYNKIPLDPNREYKNSWSYCLNFSFKANLIARDIFLDGNTFLDSHSVDKNIFVAEVGYGVSVNYGQFSVDYLRKHISYEFKGQNRIPNYGSLVLSYNF from the coding sequence ATGTTAAATAAGATAATGTTATTGATTTTTTTGATCTCTTCCCTCTCTTGTGAAACATTAGAGATCAAAAATTTTACTTTTACAACTGAAAACGATGCAGATATTAGAAGTGACAATGATTATACTTACGGTTCTGAAATTGCACTCCTTTTTTACAGAAAAGATTGCAATAATACATTTCTGCATATCCCTTTTACCGATTACAAACATCAAGATAACTATATCTCATTTTCATATGCCCAAAAAATATATACACCCAACGATCTAAAGAATGAAGGTTTAGTCGTATACGACAGACCCTATGCAGGTTATATGTATTTAAAATCAGGTCTTTACCAATCTTCTAATAAAAATCTGCATTCTCTAGTTTTTCAGTTGGGGATGATAGGGCCTTCTACAAATATGGACAGAGTCCAAGAGGTGATTCATGCAAATATAGGTTCCGACACCCCTTCAGGTTGGGAAAATCAACTTAAAAATGAACTTATTGTTCAAGTTAATTACGGGCATAAGGAGTATATGGAACTCTCAAACAAAACTGTTTTTATACCTGAATACGGATTTGAGCTGGGTAACGCTTCTACGAAAGCTTATGTAGCGGGTTTATTTAGATGGGGAGATGAGATCCCTAAAGATTACGGTTCTACCTTACTTGATAATATCAACTACAACAAAATACCTCTTGATCCAAACAGAGAATATAAAAACTCTTGGAGCTATTGTTTAAATTTTTCATTCAAAGCAAATTTAATTGCAAGGGATATCTTTCTAGACGGAAACACCTTTTTAGATTCACACAGTGTTGATAAAAATATATTTGTTGCTGAAGTGGGCTATGGAGTATCTGTAAACTACGGTCAATTTAGCGTAGATTATTTAAGAAAACATATCTCATATGAATTTAAAGGTCAAAATAGAATTCCTAATTACGGTTCATTAGTTCTCTCTTATAACTTTTAA
- the dnaN gene encoding DNA polymerase III subunit beta: MKITISKSILENILIHAGPFLEKKDTSQITSHVFLNASNNQLTLKATDYEIGFLVTVNDINIEQEGSVTSNGKKFLDIVRILKEGNIDLEVRNGMLHIEQGSSKFKLPTFSHEDFPEFPSYENKSRISIESHTLIESLKKITPAIDTNNPKFELNGALIDIQNDAINFASTDTRRLAVVNIANSSDHQLSIIIPKKAIVEIQKLFFDNIELYYDQTNLIIHSNQYTFFTKLINGKFPEYSRIIPKETKYNLLLPKANMIDSIKQITTISTDVKITFASDTITFESLSDDNIEAKTEISISTGFTEPFSVAINSRYLLDFLNSINSSEFTMKLNEGNLPFILSDENFITVVMPIVI; this comes from the coding sequence ATGAAAATTACTATATCAAAATCTATACTTGAAAATATACTTATTCATGCTGGACCGTTCTTAGAGAAAAAAGATACTTCACAGATAACTTCTCATGTATTTTTAAATGCTAGTAATAATCAGCTTACTCTAAAAGCAACAGACTATGAGATAGGTTTTTTAGTAACTGTAAATGATATAAATATTGAACAAGAGGGAAGCGTAACTTCTAACGGTAAAAAGTTTTTAGATATCGTTAGAATTTTAAAAGAGGGCAATATCGATCTTGAAGTAAGAAACGGTATGCTTCATATTGAACAAGGAAGTTCTAAATTCAAACTACCTACTTTTTCACATGAAGATTTTCCAGAGTTTCCGTCATATGAAAATAAATCACGTATCTCTATTGAATCACATACGTTAATTGAATCACTAAAAAAGATCACACCTGCCATTGATACAAACAATCCTAAGTTTGAACTAAACGGTGCTCTTATAGATATTCAAAACGATGCTATTAACTTTGCATCTACGGATACTAGAAGATTAGCAGTTGTAAATATAGCAAACAGCAGTGATCACCAACTCTCGATCATTATCCCTAAAAAAGCGATTGTAGAGATCCAAAAACTGTTCTTTGATAACATAGAACTTTATTACGATCAAACAAATCTTATCATCCACTCTAATCAATACACATTCTTTACAAAACTGATCAACGGAAAGTTTCCTGAGTACTCAAGAATTATCCCGAAAGAGACTAAATACAATCTTCTATTGCCAAAAGCAAATATGATTGACTCGATCAAACAGATCACAACTATCTCTACAGATGTGAAAATAACATTCGCTAGCGATACTATCACTTTCGAATCTTTAAGTGATGACAACATTGAAGCTAAAACAGAGATCTCGATCTCTACAGGTTTCACTGAACCATTCTCAGTAGCGATCAACTCAAGATATCTACTTGATTTTTTAAATTCTATCAACTCTTCAGAATTTACAATGAAATTAAACGAAGGTAATCTACCGTTTATTTTAAGTGATGAAAATTTTATAACAGTAGTAATGCCGATCGTTATATAA